ACTTTAGGATATTGGAGGAAGTCGAGGCAGTAAACAAATCCCAAAGGCAAAGATTCGTTAAAAAAATTGTTGAGAAACTAGGCAAATTAAAAGGAAAGAGAATCGCGATCTGGGGAGTAGCTTTCAAGGCAAAAACGGATGATATCAGGGAAGCGCCGGCGATTACAATAATGGAAGCATTAATTGATTTGGGTGCAGAAGTTTTAGCATATGACCCAGTCGCCGTGGAAAATGCGAGTAAAATTATTCCCGATGCAATCTATGTTAATCGACCAACAGACGCTTGCAAGCGTGCAGACGCGTTGCTTATTGTCACTGATTGGGACGAATTTAAACAAGTAAATCTTGATGAACTTGGCAACTCAATGAAATCAAAAGTCATTTTTGACGGCAGAAATATCTATAACCCCGAAGATGCAAAGAAAGCTGGGTTCACATATTTTGGGATAGGTAGATAATAGAAAGAAATATCATTATTTAAGATTAAAATTATGAAAAATCAGCCCAAGGTTTCCATCATCATTCCTGTTATTGCCGTAAATGATTACATTCGCGAGTCCATCCCTGAGATTCTGAAGTTAGATTGGCCGGATTATGAGATTTTTATTTTTCCTGATCAACCTGACAAAAAACATAAATGGCCGAAAACCAAAATTATCGCATCGGGCAAAGTCGGGCCGGCAGAGAAACGCGATCTGGCAATTAAATATGCCCAAGGCGAGATCATTGCATTTTTAGACGATGATGCATTTCCGAGAGCCGATTGGCTCAAAAAGTCGATCAAATTATTTTCTGACAAAAAAGTCGGCGCTGTCGGCGGGCCTGCGATGACACCGAAGCATGACGATACCCTACAAAAAGTTTCTGGCGCTGTTTTTGAATCTTATCTTGGCGGTGGCGGAGCGAGAAACCGCTATTTGCCGATCGGCAAAGAGTGTGAATGTGACGATTGGCCAACAGTGAATCTGCTTGTCCGCAAGGATGTTTTTGCAAAAATAGGTGGCTTCGATAATACTTACTGGCCAGGGGAAGACACCAAACTTTGCCTTGATATTTTAAGTGCCGGTTACAAAATCATGTATACGCCGGAGGCGGTCGTCTACCACCATCGCCGATCCGACCTTGTGAAGCACTTCAAACAGATTGGAAATTATGCCCTGCATCGCGGTTTCTTTGCCAAGATCTATCCGAAAACTTCGCTTAAACTATTCTATTTCATGCCGAGTATTTTCGATCTATATCTGTTGGCGTTGATAATAATTACCCTCATTCCTCATTCCTCATCTCTTGTAATGATTGCCTCAATTCCAATTGCGCTATATGCCGTTGGGCTTATTTTGGATGCCCTTGTTATCTCATTTCGTTGGAAAAATCCATTGGTAGGATTAATCACGATACCCATGGTCCTCTTCACTCATGTCTGGTACGGCATCCGCTTCGTTTGGGGGCTGATTATTCCAAAACTTGCTAGATAGATCTATCTAGCAAATCTCAAAATAAGTAGAACAGCAGCTATCAAAACAGCACATCCAGTCAACCTGATGATGTATGTTTTTGATGAATTTTTTTCGAGCCAGGTAGGGTAATATCTGGAGGTGATGCCAGTAATTAGTAGGGTGAAAAATGACCCGAACATTGCAAGGGCTTGTGAAACTGCCACATTCGTCAAAAATGCGATGAAAACCAATACTTGTGCGCTTACGATAAATAAGTTGCTTAGGAAAAGTGGAAAAATCTGGATTGCGGTGACCCTGATTTCTTTTTTTGCTAGAAAATATGTTGGGCTCAAAAGAACTGCGACTCCCAATAAAGACCAGGCCTGAAAATTGAAAGGATCAAGCCCGGTATTGAGTGAAAGTTTCACGAAAATATCAGTTGCCGCATAAAGCAAAACAGCAAGGAGCATCAGTAAAATGTTTTTGTTGAAAATTGATCCCAGTCGTTGTTTGTCGTTGTAGGAAACAAGAATTCCACCAAGCACCGTCAAGGCAATTGAAAGATAGATCAGGACAGGGAATCTTTCGCCTAAAACAATAAATGACAGCAGCGTTACAAAAATGGTCTGTATGTTAAATAGCGATTGATAGACTGATACGTCGATGGAATATAAGGCTTTCCATGTCAGAAGCGTTGCAACCGCGGTGGTAGCAATATAGGCAAAATAAGGCCAACTTAGCGGATTCTGAATGTGCCCTGCCTTGGCCCAAAGAAACGGCAGAAAAATTAGTGCTGTCACATTCAACCAAAAAATCAAGGAATATAGATTCTTAATTTTGTACTTTGTTGTAATTTTGCCGGCAATGCCGGAAAGCGAGTAGAAAAAAGCTGCTGTTAAGGACAGAAATATATACATAATGCGATTGTAGCACAAGAATTGTTAGTCCTCACCCAAAATAATTGTTTTTAAACGCAAGACCGCCGCCCACGTTGGGGCGGCGGCGGTCTGCTTTTGGGAATCCGGGCGCTACGCATAGCGCTCGACCATCATCTTCATGTTGGCGAGGAACCACGCCATGTGGTCCTGCACGGCCGAGGGCGTGCCCAGCTTGGGCTTGTACTCGGCAACGAAGTTGATCTCGGCCGGCCGGTTGGCCGCCGAGAGAAGGTTCTCCACGATCGTGTGTGACCCGCTGTCCGTCACCGATTTCACGTGCACGGCGGCGACGTACGGCGCGAGGACCTTCACGGCCTCGTGTCGCTCGGTGCGAGTGGCGCCCAAGACAGAGCTGTCTTCGGCGGCGTTGCGATCGGCGCGAAGGAGATGCTCTGTGTCGATGACCAGCCTGCATCCCTCGTCCCGGCAGTACCGAGCAATCGTGTTGGCGGCCAGTCGATCATCAGGGTTCACCTCGTAGAGGCCGTTGGCCGCAAGGTGGTGGCTGATGTTCTCGCCGGGAAGAAGTGCCTCCACCTTTCGGCACTCGGCGATCTTCGGGAAGAACGCCCAGTCGATCGGTGTGGAAGGCATGCCCTCACCGCCGATCTGGTGGCGGAGACCCTGGAGAAGCCCGTTCACCGGGTTCCAGGCGCCTTCGTGGTACTTGACCGGCAGCGGCCAGTTCTCCCTTCCGGTTACCCCACGAAGGGGGAGAACCTGCAGGAATTCGTAGCCAGCCTTCTGGGCCCACTTGGCCGCCATCATCGGCGAGCCATGCGCCCAGAGTGCCGTCCTCATAGCATACGGCAACAGAGACGCGATCGAAATACCGTAACCGAACACATTGGGAGTCCGTCGCAAGCTAATCACCCGTTTCTTGCCCCCATGGGACATATTTGATATTCTTGGGTCATGCCCCACGGCACCGTAACAATATAACACAAATCACTAATAAAGTCAAGGACATTTATGCCAGAACTTAAGCGTGTGAGCAAGCCTACCAAGGATCAAAAAGCTAAAAATGCCAAATTTAAGATCTCAATCTCGTATCCGCCTCTTCCTAGTGAGAAAGGCATCCCTCTTCTTACCCAGAATCGCCAATTTCAATGGTTCAACAACCCAACGTATATCTATCCGATGGTGCCTTCGTATGCAGCCTCACTTCTGGCCGATCAAGGCTATGACGTGCTCTGGGACGATGCCATTGCCGAGGAGCTCACGCCGGAATCC
This DNA window, taken from Patescibacteria group bacterium, encodes the following:
- a CDS encoding glycosyltransferase, producing MKNQPKVSIIIPVIAVNDYIRESIPEILKLDWPDYEIFIFPDQPDKKHKWPKTKIIASGKVGPAEKRDLAIKYAQGEIIAFLDDDAFPRADWLKKSIKLFSDKKVGAVGGPAMTPKHDDTLQKVSGAVFESYLGGGGARNRYLPIGKECECDDWPTVNLLVRKDVFAKIGGFDNTYWPGEDTKLCLDILSAGYKIMYTPEAVVYHHRRSDLVKHFKQIGNYALHRGFFAKIYPKTSLKLFYFMPSIFDLYLLALIIITLIPHSSSLVMIASIPIALYAVGLILDALVISFRWKNPLVGLITIPMVLFTHVWYGIRFVWGLIIPKLAR
- a CDS encoding EamA family transporter, giving the protein MYIFLSLTAAFFYSLSGIAGKITTKYKIKNLYSLIFWLNVTALIFLPFLWAKAGHIQNPLSWPYFAYIATTAVATLLTWKALYSIDVSVYQSLFNIQTIFVTLLSFIVLGERFPVLIYLSIALTVLGGILVSYNDKQRLGSIFNKNILLMLLAVLLYAATDIFVKLSLNTGLDPFNFQAWSLLGVAVLLSPTYFLAKKEIRVTAIQIFPLFLSNLFIVSAQVLVFIAFLTNVAVSQALAMFGSFFTLLITGITSRYYPTWLEKNSSKTYIIRLTGCAVLIAAVLLILRFAR